One part of the Mariniblastus fucicola genome encodes these proteins:
- the rpmA gene encoding 50S ribosomal protein L27 has product MAHKKGQGSSRNGRDSNAQRRGVKKFGGESVVAGNILIRQVGNKWHPGKGVGQGKDYTLFALVDGKIMFDRKGRRINVVAPETA; this is encoded by the coding sequence ATGGCTCATAAAAAGGGACAAGGTTCCAGCCGCAACGGTCGCGATTCAAACGCACAGCGTCGCGGAGTCAAAAAGTTCGGCGGTGAGTCGGTCGTTGCTGGCAATATCCTGATCCGTCAGGTTGGCAACAAATGGCATCCAGGAAAAGGCGTTGGCCAAGGCAAAGACTACACGCTGTTCGCGTTGGTCGATGGCAAGATCATGTTTGATCGCAAGGGGCGCCGCATCAATGTTGTTGCTCCGGAAACGGCGTAG